A segment of the Aridibaculum aurantiacum genome:
AAGTATACCTTTTGCTCGCACAGAAAAATGGCCATCCTGTAAAAGGTTTACATCTTCTATGATTTTTCCTGCAAAGCGCGCTTCGGGAAACTTGTTGCTTTCCATGTAATTCTCATTGAAGTGCTCCCGCTGCAGTGCGCTATTGAAACCTTCAAAAGTTTCAACACGAACTTTGAAAGCGAATTCTTTTTTTGCTACATCCAATGCTCCGCTTAAGTTGTTGCTGGAGGCTTTTATCAATTCGTAAGGCGCATCCGATTGAAAAGCTATTTTACCAGAATTGGTGATAAATACTTTTCCTCCCTGGGCTGCAAGGAAGGAAAGCGGTAGGAGGAAGATCAATATGGTAAGTAATGCCTGCTTCAAGTTTTTGGGTTTATTGCATCAAATATCCTTGGGCTTTTTCTTTTTACCGATAACAAATACACGCGAAATATTGAAGCCGAAGTAGATGTCACCGTTGCCCCATTCGCCCTGGGTTTCAGTGATAAATGTACGCTCTGTCATGCCTCGCGAATTGGTAAAGTGCAACTGGAAAACGTGGCCACCCGTTTCTATATCTACACCCAGTGACAAAGAATTGGTAGTATTGGGCAGCTTGTGTTGCGGGTTCACCAGGTAGTACTCGCCATTGATGCTTACACGTTTGGAAATTTTTTGCCTGCCGCCAATTCCCAATGCAAAGATGTCGTTGGGGTTGGTAGCAAAAGGTACAATATTATGATGTACAATGGTAGGCGCAAGTTGAATAGAAGTGCCTTCGGAGAACTTGCGTGCTACCAGCAATTGAAACGCATAATACAGCCTGTCGCTAAAGTTTCGCTTGATGGTTTGATCTACATCTTTTTGTGTACGTATCATGGCTGAAGCAACTGCTGTAACTGTTACCGGCATCACTCTTTTACCTGTAGACTGCCTCAGCAGCCTGTACTTCAGAAATCCATCCACTTGTTTTTGAAATGTACTTCTGCCAAGACCAACTGTAAAGTGATCGGTGATCCCATAGTCTAAACCCATTCGCATAGTTGCATTATCCAATCCAAAAAAGTCCTCGATGCCGCTGTTAACCGTGCCGAAGCGATGCGAGATCTTGAAATCAAGAACTCGTTTGCCTGTTGTTTCTATCGTATGGCCATTGATAAGCCTTGAAGTTTTGAATGTGGCGGTGGTATAATCGGTTCTGTCAGCTTCCTGTTTTTTTGAGTCTTCATCCAGCATTTTAAACAGGTCTTCTTCCTGCGAGAAAACAGTGGCAGAGAAAAAGAAGGCGGCCAGCAGCAGGGTGATTTTTTGTAGCATAAAGCAATGGTTGAAATGGGTTCTGTCTACTGAAGATTTCAGCAAATGATTTGATCCACCTGGTTAATCGTACTGACAATTTACATCTACAACTATGGTTTCTGCTATTTTCTTTCCTACCATTGAGCCGCCTATATTATGGTCTTTCAGTTTCACAGGAAAACGTGCTTTGGCTGTTACCTTACCACCTTTTACTTCCAGGGTGCCATCAGTTTCCAAAGGTTTGGTAACACCATGAATAGTAAGCTCACCTTTTACTTTTGCTGGGTATGAGCCATCTTTATTCAAGTCGATGCTTTTGATATTGGTAACATAGCCTTTAAAATTGCTCTTAGGATATTTCGAACTTTCAAGGTAGTTCTCGTTGAAGTGATCTTCCATCAACTGGTTCTCGAACTGGAAACCTTTGATCAAAAGCGTAAAAACAACCTGACCTGTAGCAGCAGCTAGTTTGCTTTCCACTTCGCTGTTTTGTGCTTCTATGTCTTCAAGCGGTGCTTTAGAGTAGAAGGAAATCTTACCGTTTTTGGTGCTGTATACTTTTTGTGCGTTTACTGTTGTAGCAGTCAATCCTATTGCTGCCAGCAAAATGAATATGTATTTCATAGTTTGTTTTTTTAAAATGAATTAGTTCTGTGGCGCTCCTCTATCTATCCAGGCTTTTATTTTAGCAATGGTACAGGCAGGTAGTTTGCTTCCGCCTTTTGGCATTGGTGATGCACCTCCGCTGTGCGTGATCGCTCTCATCAGCTGGCCGTTGTTCACCATGTTTTTTACACCATTATATGTATCCAGCCTGATGCCTCCGCCGCTGGCAGCAGTTCCGCTATGGCAGGAATAGCAACTGGCAGAAAGGATATTGGTGATGTCTACACTGTACCGCATATTGGCCGTATCGCAATTACTGCCAGTGCCGGTAGTGGGGTAAACGAGTTCTTCTTTATCGTAAAAGCAACCAGTAATAAGCGCTACTGAGAATGCCGTGATGAATAATAGAATGATCTTTTTCATGTGATACTTAATTTTCTGGTGCACCTGCTTGTATCCACTTCCTGATCTTAGTGATTTGGCAATCATTCAACTTGTTGCTGCCCATAGGCATTGGCGTATAACCTGCACTATGTGTGATTGCTCCCAGTAACCTGTTGTTGATGGCTACTGTTCGTACACCGGAATATAAAGTAAGGTTTATTCCTGCACTTGTAGTAGCACCGTTGTGACAGCCATAGCAGTTGGTTTCTAAAATTGGTTTTACTCCTTGCGAATAACTAAAGATGGTTGTATCGCATGTAGTGCCGCAGTTGGTGGTATTCTTAGCTCCTTCGTTGATCCATTTTTTTATGATGTTGATCTGTGCTGTTGTAAGTCTAGGATTTGGTCGTTGCGGCATCCTGTCATCTTCATCATCGTCTACCAATACTTTGTAGATCTTGCTATCGTTGGCATCGCCGGCTTTTATTCCTTTTTTAATGATGTTATCATACGAATCAAGAACGTATCCTTCTCTTCTTGATTGTACATCGTGGCAGCCGCTCTTGGCACAGCTACTCTTGAAGATGGGAAGTACTTCTGTTTCAAAACAAACAACATTGCTGCCTGGGGTGCCGCCGGTATTGCCTCCTCCTGTATTGCCGGTTTGAGAACCATCAGCAGGGGTTTCTACTGTATGCTTACAAGCCCAAATGGCAGCTACTGCAAATAATATAAAACAGGTCTTTTTCATAAGCTGCTGTTTATTTGGTTACCAGTACTGCTTCGCTAAGCCGCACATCGCTCAGCATCCCGTTGCACTTGCCTTTGATGGTGACATTATTTCCAATCGAAACATTCGTTGCAGGTTCTTTCAATGTGGTGTAAACTCCCGCAAAATCATCACCTGACGCCAGCATGATGGTGGTGTTGCCATCCTGGTTTTGGCTTACCTCTGTTACCGTTCCTGTTACCTCTATAGCCTTGTCTAAATATTTTTCGTTGGCTGCTGTTTCATTTTCCTGGAAATCTTTTACCAGTTGTGTGGCAGTAACTGCTATTCCTTTTTCGTTCTCAATGTTGCGGCGTGGTTTATTCC
Coding sequences within it:
- a CDS encoding YceI family protein — translated: MKYIFILLAAIGLTATTVNAQKVYSTKNGKISFYSKAPLEDIEAQNSEVESKLAAATGQVVFTLLIKGFQFENQLMEDHFNENYLESSKYPKSNFKGYVTNIKSIDLNKDGSYPAKVKGELTIHGVTKPLETDGTLEVKGGKVTAKARFPVKLKDHNIGGSMVGKKIAETIVVDVNCQYD
- a CDS encoding c-type cytochrome domain-containing protein, which gives rise to MKKTCFILFAVAAIWACKHTVETPADGSQTGNTGGGNTGGTPGSNVVCFETEVLPIFKSSCAKSGCHDVQSRREGYVLDSYDNIIKKGIKAGDANDSKIYKVLVDDDEDDRMPQRPNPRLTTAQINIIKKWINEGAKNTTNCGTTCDTTIFSYSQGVKPILETNCYGCHNGATTSAGINLTLYSGVRTVAINNRLLGAITHSAGYTPMPMGSNKLNDCQITKIRKWIQAGAPEN
- a CDS encoding DUF5777 family beta-barrel protein is translated as MLQKITLLLAAFFFSATVFSQEEDLFKMLDEDSKKQEADRTDYTTATFKTSRLINGHTIETTGKRVLDFKISHRFGTVNSGIEDFFGLDNATMRMGLDYGITDHFTVGLGRSTFQKQVDGFLKYRLLRQSTGKRVMPVTVTAVASAMIRTQKDVDQTIKRNFSDRLYYAFQLLVARKFSEGTSIQLAPTIVHHNIVPFATNPNDIFALGIGGRQKISKRVSINGEYYLVNPQHKLPNTTNSLSLGVDIETGGHVFQLHFTNSRGMTERTFITETQGEWGNGDIYFGFNISRVFVIGKKKKPKDI
- a CDS encoding c-type cytochrome domain-containing protein, with the protein product MKKIILLFITAFSVALITGCFYDKEELVYPTTGTGSNCDTANMRYSVDITNILSASCYSCHSGTAASGGGIRLDTYNGVKNMVNNGQLMRAITHSGGASPMPKGGSKLPACTIAKIKAWIDRGAPQN
- a CDS encoding OB-fold protein, which gives rise to MRKKGKIAVVVIVTLLIAGSAVAYFMWNKPRRNIENEKGIAVTATQLVKDFQENETAANEKYLDKAIEVTGTVTEVSQNQDGNTTIMLASGDDFAGVYTTLKEPATNVSIGNNVTIKGKCNGMLSDVRLSEAVLVTK
- a CDS encoding YceI family protein, which codes for MKQALLTILIFLLPLSFLAAQGGKVFITNSGKIAFQSDAPYELIKASSNNLSGALDVAKKEFAFKVRVETFEGFNSALQREHFNENYMESNKFPEARFAGKIIEDVNLLQDGHFSVRAKGILTVHGVPQERIIKSDLTIKDGKAHIKSEFTVLLSDHNIPIPKVVKDKLASEIKVEVNCQLQPRQ